A single genomic interval of Lacrimispora sphenoides JCM 1415 harbors:
- a CDS encoding tetratricopeptide repeat protein produces the protein MSDSTKDILKEVCQEITGLYELYFDEHLHDAFKWYLRAAYEGNVDAQYLIGNFYYYGVIINKNYKIARKWYEKSAEQGKDDAQARLGSMYLNGKGVERDYQKAFIYLTEAAGNNNGSALNNLGWMYKTGSGVIQNYQTANEYFQKAIENSCSTSHKHLGDLYLNGWGVKQDIEKAMYHYQIASNDGNELSTKALAEIFENNLYNRKDYVPEP, from the coding sequence ATGTCTGATAGTACCAAGGATATACTAAAAGAGGTTTGCCAGGAAATCACCGGTTTATATGAATTGTATTTTGATGAACACTTACATGACGCATTCAAATGGTATTTAAGGGCTGCCTATGAAGGAAACGTTGACGCTCAATATTTAATCGGTAACTTTTATTATTATGGCGTTATTATTAATAAGAACTATAAAATAGCACGTAAATGGTATGAAAAATCAGCGGAACAAGGCAAAGATGATGCTCAGGCGAGGCTGGGATCAATGTATCTCAATGGGAAAGGCGTCGAAAGGGATTATCAAAAAGCTTTCATATACCTTACAGAGGCAGCAGGAAATAACAATGGCAGTGCTTTAAATAATTTAGGCTGGATGTATAAAACAGGATCGGGGGTTATCCAGAACTATCAGACAGCAAATGAATACTTCCAAAAGGCCATTGAAAACAGCTGCTCAACTTCGCACAAGCATTTGGGCGATCTATACCTAAATGGTTGGGGCGTTAAACAAGATATAGAGAAAGCGATGTATCATTATCAGATAGCTTCTAATGATGGGAATGAACTTTCAACGAAAGCTCTTGCGGAAATATTTGAGAACAACTTATATAACAGAAAAGATTATGTACCTGAACCATAA
- a CDS encoding LytR/AlgR family response regulator transcription factor, producing MLKIFLCDDDLEARAQYAGLIKKAAKKNKVEITISYFKSGEELLFFLADSPNQADIIYLDILMNKLNGLDTAKRLRELGCSSEIIFLTISEDYVFDAYDISPVQYLIKSKITTAKFEEVFNRAITLASKKENDMFLCETGKNNIRKVIPFREISFFEIWKRIIAVHYNGGEVFQFYATMEQIENQLLHRGFVRIHRSYIVNMSYILQFEQNILILKTGEKIPIGATYIKQMKQIFVDYISRTNIHDSG from the coding sequence ATGTTGAAGATATTTTTGTGTGATGATGATCTGGAAGCACGAGCTCAATATGCCGGGTTGATTAAAAAGGCTGCAAAGAAAAACAAGGTGGAAATCACCATTTCCTATTTCAAAAGCGGAGAAGAACTTTTGTTTTTTTTAGCTGATTCACCAAACCAGGCAGACATCATCTACCTGGATATATTGATGAACAAGCTGAATGGTCTGGACACAGCGAAGAGGCTTCGGGAACTTGGCTGCAGTTCAGAAATTATCTTTTTGACTATAAGTGAAGATTATGTTTTCGATGCTTATGATATTTCTCCTGTCCAATATTTAATAAAGTCAAAAATTACTACTGCTAAATTTGAGGAAGTATTTAACAGGGCGATTACTTTGGCCTCAAAAAAAGAAAATGATATGTTCCTTTGTGAGACAGGGAAGAATAATATTAGAAAAGTAATTCCGTTCAGGGAAATCTCCTTTTTTGAGATCTGGAAACGAATTATAGCTGTTCACTATAATGGAGGGGAAGTCTTTCAATTTTATGCAACAATGGAGCAGATAGAGAATCAGTTACTCCATAGAGGGTTCGTTCGCATTCACCGTTCCTATATTGTAAACATGTCCTACATTCTGCAATTTGAACAGAATATCTTGATTTTGAAAACTGGTGAAAAGATTCCGATCGGTGCAACTTATATCAAGCAGATGAAACAGATTTTTGTCGATTATATCAGCCGTACCAACATTCACGATAGTGGTTAG
- a CDS encoding sensor histidine kinase, which yields MISLVSLITYDTFTLLRFKKLFQVKRDHWIYYIIAIAINAITTAAAYTRLDSRFAVYLVFVSFMISFRLLFSGTAAQTLYAGSIYTFSLYSSRGIIFSIYSIVLHISIKSVLQQYYDMISVLAVLLAILYFLIIRDVFIPKQKAKYLMNNQGQLKFVVIYLFFQWLFLTLINDGRYYDDVRQYWYSSLYMGSCIISNLWLLVILNHASRISELFEYELFTHQLQEQLSRQMRHYQSYRKYTESYRAFRHDYEKLMASLKTLMRRQEYKKAIRMLDDIHDTMQRSVQIHKDYSDNIVLDAILQDAAGVCEEKNIRFQAHAHLPESVSMKELDIVRVFSNIINNAIEACSKVSGSERFIEVTSNSTQDWTIIEVTNSFDGELLIAGGEPKTTKKDKDYHGFGLQIIRETIEGMGGLVFIEPDSEKGIFKIKSCIPINPRSKAIETK from the coding sequence ATGATAAGTCTTGTTTCGCTGATTACATATGATACATTTACTCTTCTGCGTTTTAAAAAGCTGTTTCAGGTGAAAAGGGATCATTGGATTTATTATATTATTGCAATTGCTATAAATGCCATTACAACGGCAGCTGCCTATACACGGTTGGATTCAAGGTTCGCTGTATATTTGGTGTTTGTATCATTTATGATATCTTTCCGATTATTATTCAGTGGAACCGCAGCTCAAACTCTTTATGCAGGCAGTATTTATACGTTTTCCTTGTATTCCAGCCGGGGAATTATCTTTTCAATCTATTCTATTGTTTTGCATATAAGCATTAAAAGTGTTCTTCAACAGTATTATGATATGATTTCTGTATTAGCAGTACTTCTTGCAATTTTATATTTTTTGATTATACGCGATGTCTTCATTCCTAAACAAAAGGCCAAGTATTTAATGAACAATCAAGGCCAGCTGAAATTTGTTGTCATTTATCTGTTTTTTCAATGGTTGTTTCTCACACTTATTAATGATGGACGTTACTATGATGATGTCAGGCAATATTGGTATTCTTCTCTCTATATGGGCTCCTGCATCATAAGTAATCTGTGGCTGCTGGTTATCCTGAATCATGCATCAAGGATATCAGAATTGTTTGAATACGAATTATTTACTCATCAATTACAAGAACAGCTATCCCGTCAAATGCGTCACTACCAATCCTATCGTAAATATACAGAAAGCTATCGGGCCTTTCGTCATGATTATGAAAAGTTGATGGCTTCTTTAAAAACCTTAATGCGCCGCCAGGAATATAAAAAGGCAATCAGGATGCTGGATGATATTCACGATACGATGCAGCGGAGCGTGCAGATTCACAAAGACTATTCCGACAATATTGTCCTGGATGCCATATTGCAGGATGCTGCTGGTGTCTGTGAAGAAAAGAATATCCGTTTCCAGGCACATGCACATCTTCCTGAATCCGTGTCAATGAAAGAGCTGGATATTGTCCGTGTTTTTTCCAATATCATTAACAATGCCATAGAAGCCTGTAGTAAGGTATCCGGCTCCGAACGTTTTATTGAGGTGACAAGCAACAGCACTCAGGATTGGACAATCATTGAGGTAACCAATTCCTTTGACGGAGAGCTGTTAATTGCGGGCGGTGAACCGAAGACTACAAAGAAAGACAAGGATTATCATGGTTTTGGGTTGCAAATCATAAGAGAAACGATCGAGGGAATGGGTGGACTGGTATTTATTGAACCGGACAGTGAAAAGGGGATATTTAAAATAAAGAGCTGCATACCTATAAATCCCCGCTCGAAAGCAATCGAAACAAAATAG
- a CDS encoding IbrB-like domain-containing protein, producing MIYKKEKITETCYSELEACVEKMTQLLKTMRLHEKVQALNKIRRALSECSPFQDPVDLVEWIPAQKVQANDYNPNKVAPDEMELLYTSIRLDDFTQPIVSYRIDNDHYEITDGFHRNKIGRYPEIAKKRHGYLPLTIIDKPLDERIGSTIRHNRARGTHQIRSMSEIVVGLASMGWSDAKIEKNLGMELDEVIRLKQISGLKEAFQNHEFSKSWNEFEYKYYK from the coding sequence ATGATATACAAGAAAGAGAAAATAACAGAAACCTGTTATTCGGAGCTTGAGGCTTGTGTCGAAAAAATGACACAGCTCCTTAAAACAATGAGATTGCATGAAAAAGTGCAGGCACTAAATAAAATTCGCCGCGCGTTAAGTGAATGTTCTCCGTTTCAAGATCCCGTAGATCTCGTGGAGTGGATTCCTGCCCAAAAGGTACAGGCAAACGATTATAATCCCAATAAGGTTGCTCCGGATGAGATGGAACTGCTTTACACATCGATTCGTTTGGATGATTTTACCCAACCTATCGTATCCTACCGCATCGACAATGATCACTATGAGATAACAGATGGATTTCACCGCAACAAAATTGGCAGATATCCCGAAATTGCGAAAAAGCGCCATGGCTACCTGCCTTTAACCATCATTGATAAGCCTCTGGACGAACGCATTGGCTCTACGATCCGCCACAACCGGGCAAGAGGAACCCACCAGATCCGTTCGATGAGTGAGATTGTTGTCGGCCTGGCATCAATGGGGTGGTCAGATGCTAAAATAGAAAAAAATCTGGGCATGGAATTGGATGAAGTCATTCGGCTGAAGCAAATCAGCGGATTGAAAGAAGCCTTCCAAAACCATGAGTTTTCCAAATCCTGGAACGAATTTGAATATAAATATTATAAATAA
- a CDS encoding GNAT family N-acetyltransferase, with amino-acid sequence MEKIQCFEGNYDKALFYSKMGRFFAEERYIRQMPYLRNEPDRVWFLIEKEGQVAAFSSLVIKDEYILFSTEYVEIRYRRQGLFRALTDARFEYCQEIKMPVRTSTSIELVKDFYMRRGFSVYRKTKNYWFLSGRIQEVTYDIQERENNRNLLFGA; translated from the coding sequence ATGGAAAAGATACAATGCTTTGAAGGGAACTATGATAAAGCGCTATTTTATTCAAAGATGGGGCGCTTTTTCGCAGAGGAGCGATACATTCGTCAGATGCCCTACCTGCGCAATGAGCCTGACCGGGTCTGGTTTCTGATTGAAAAAGAAGGGCAGGTCGCCGCTTTTTCCTCTCTGGTAATTAAGGATGAATACATTTTATTTTCTACAGAATATGTGGAGATAAGATACCGCAGACAAGGCCTGTTCAGAGCCTTAACAGATGCCCGGTTCGAATATTGCCAGGAAATCAAAATGCCTGTGCGGACCTCTACCAGCATCGAATTGGTCAAAGACTTCTACATGCGGCGGGGATTTTCAGTATATAGAAAAACGAAAAATTACTGGTTTTTATCCGGAAGGATTCAGGAGGTTACCTATGATATACAAGAAAGAGAAAATAACAGAAACCTGTTATTCGGAGCTTGA